A DNA window from Natronolimnobius baerhuensis contains the following coding sequences:
- a CDS encoding acetate--CoA ligase: MTEERPAYLSLKNRTVRRRTPQAFDRNGTATEPADGDCSDHEWPACWDAAASLLEWSEPYDRIVDEENAPFYRWFVGGRLNAAENCIDRHLEERKNQVALRWEGKRGERRTYTYYDLYREVSAVAAALRDLGVDEDDVVTIYLPKLPELPITMLACARIGALHNVVFSGFAPNALAERMQRVDSRALVTCDGSFREETVIDQKRKADTALASIEESRPTVVVDRLGSSHDMHLGENQYDYDDLVEAFAGANVSPVPREATDPLFHIHTSGTTGEPRRMTHSTGGYLTGVAWTAQTVFDLVPGTTIWCTADAGWITGHSYVVYGPLLSGATVVLAEGSLRYPDRHRPWEVIERNGVEVFYTTPGVIRTFMKWGESFPSSHDLSSLRLLGSVGEPIGPDTWEWYYTHVGEERCPIVDTWWQTETGCVLISVRPGIDELKPGSVGSPLPGIEIQIVDEDGRELPPGEPGYLTIDRPWPSMLVPLEGDRYWVLAEYWQAFSDPRADSWQYFTGDRAVVDDDGYVTIIGRNDDVITIGNRRIGTAELEAAITTVDGVTEAAAVAERTIGETALCVFATLEQGQQDRTAIQDAVADAVAEHVGEFARPANVVFTPELPETYSGKTMYKLLERIVNDRLPTDSDTLRNPEVVGELTTIWNQE; the protein is encoded by the coding sequence ATGACCGAAGAGAGACCGGCGTATCTATCCCTCAAAAACCGAACGGTTCGACGCCGGACTCCACAAGCGTTCGATCGCAACGGAACTGCAACGGAGCCAGCCGATGGCGATTGCTCCGATCACGAGTGGCCGGCGTGCTGGGACGCCGCTGCATCGTTGCTCGAGTGGAGCGAGCCCTACGATCGCATCGTCGACGAGGAAAATGCGCCGTTCTACCGATGGTTCGTTGGTGGGCGCTTGAACGCCGCAGAAAACTGCATCGATCGCCATCTCGAGGAGCGGAAGAATCAGGTCGCATTGCGGTGGGAAGGGAAACGTGGCGAGCGTCGAACCTATACGTACTACGATCTCTATCGCGAGGTGTCGGCTGTCGCAGCCGCGCTCCGCGACCTCGGCGTTGACGAAGACGATGTCGTCACGATCTACCTGCCGAAACTCCCTGAGTTACCGATCACGATGCTCGCCTGTGCCCGTATCGGCGCGCTTCATAACGTCGTTTTCTCGGGGTTCGCCCCCAACGCGCTCGCTGAACGGATGCAACGTGTCGACTCACGCGCGCTCGTCACATGTGACGGTAGCTTCCGTGAGGAGACCGTGATCGATCAGAAGCGGAAAGCCGATACGGCACTGGCATCGATCGAAGAATCGCGCCCGACGGTCGTCGTCGATCGACTCGGTTCGAGTCACGATATGCACCTCGGTGAGAACCAATACGACTATGACGATCTCGTCGAGGCGTTTGCCGGGGCGAACGTGTCCCCAGTTCCGCGGGAGGCAACCGACCCGCTCTTTCACATCCACACGTCAGGAACGACCGGCGAACCGCGACGGATGACTCACTCGACCGGGGGCTACCTTACAGGTGTCGCGTGGACGGCCCAGACCGTATTCGACCTCGTGCCGGGGACCACGATCTGGTGTACAGCCGATGCTGGATGGATTACCGGTCACTCCTACGTCGTCTACGGGCCACTGCTCTCGGGTGCGACGGTCGTTCTCGCAGAGGGAAGTCTCCGCTATCCGGACCGCCACCGTCCGTGGGAGGTGATCGAACGGAACGGTGTGGAGGTCTTCTATACGACGCCGGGAGTAATCCGGACGTTCATGAAGTGGGGTGAGTCGTTTCCCTCGTCACACGACCTTTCGTCGTTGCGCCTACTCGGTAGCGTCGGTGAGCCGATCGGTCCGGACACCTGGGAGTGGTACTACACCCACGTCGGCGAGGAACGGTGCCCAATCGTCGACACGTGGTGGCAGACCGAAACTGGATGCGTCCTCATCTCGGTCCGTCCTGGAATCGACGAGTTAAAGCCCGGTTCAGTCGGTTCTCCGTTACCCGGAATCGAAATCCAGATCGTCGACGAAGACGGCCGCGAGCTCCCGCCGGGCGAACCCGGCTATCTGACGATTGACCGTCCCTGGCCGTCGATGCTTGTTCCGCTCGAGGGAGACCGGTACTGGGTTCTCGCAGAATACTGGCAGGCGTTTTCGGACCCACGGGCGGATTCCTGGCAGTACTTCACCGGCGACCGCGCCGTCGTCGACGACGACGGGTACGTGACGATCATCGGCCGCAACGACGACGTCATTACGATCGGCAACCGTCGCATCGGAACGGCCGAACTCGAGGCTGCAATAACGACCGTTGACGGCGTTACCGAAGCCGCTGCCGTCGCTGAGCGTACTATTGGTGAGACCGCGCTCTGCGTCTTTGCGACACTTGAGCAAGGGCAGCAGGATCGGACCGCCATTCAGGACGCGGTTGCGGATGCAGTCGCTGAACACGTCGGTGAGTTCGCACGACCAGCGAACGTCGTATTTACACCCGAACTACCCGAAACCTACTCCGGAAAGACGATGTACAAACTCCTCGAGCGCATTGTCAACGACCGACTGCCCACGGATAGTGACACCCTCAGAAACCCGGAAGTCGTCGGTGAGCTTACGACGATTTGGAATCAGGAGTGA